A DNA window from Aminipila luticellarii contains the following coding sequences:
- the hisS gene encoding histidine--tRNA ligase, translating into MLTNAPKGTKDILPNQVYKWHFVEKAFADICQRYGFKEIRTPIFEHTELFKRGVGDTTDIVEKQMYSFEDYAKRSITLKPEGTSPVVRAFVEHKLFAEVQPTKMYYDIPCFRYEKPQSGRLREFHQLGIEVFGTDNMMADAEVICLASDFLSSLGIRDLELRINSIGCPKCREKHRTALREFLKPKYDQLCDTCKGRYDRNPMRILDCKSETCQELVKGAPVMLDYLCDDCKEAFKTLQKDLTAMGIDFIVDPGIVRGLDYYTKTAFEFVSNKIGAQGTVCGGGRYDHLIEQLGGPATPGVGFGLGIERLLLTMEANEIMIPEPESVDVFIAVMGEPAKEYGLSLLRKIRQEGIKAEMDLLARNFKGQFKYADRIHAKYTVVIGDNELQEGMLSIKTMATSEQRVVAIDKIIEELKK; encoded by the coding sequence ATGTTGACCAATGCGCCAAAGGGCACAAAAGATATTTTGCCGAATCAGGTGTACAAATGGCATTTTGTTGAAAAAGCCTTTGCCGATATATGTCAGAGATATGGATTTAAAGAAATAAGAACTCCTATTTTTGAGCATACTGAATTATTTAAAAGAGGTGTTGGGGATACTACGGATATCGTAGAAAAACAGATGTATAGCTTTGAAGATTATGCAAAGAGAAGCATTACGCTAAAGCCTGAGGGTACATCCCCTGTTGTAAGAGCTTTTGTGGAACACAAACTCTTTGCTGAGGTTCAGCCGACTAAAATGTATTATGACATTCCCTGTTTTAGATATGAAAAGCCACAATCCGGAAGGCTTAGAGAATTCCACCAGTTAGGTATTGAAGTTTTCGGAACAGACAACATGATGGCAGATGCAGAAGTCATTTGTCTTGCTTCTGATTTTTTAAGTTCCCTTGGAATCAGGGATTTGGAACTGCGAATTAACAGTATCGGCTGCCCAAAATGCAGAGAAAAGCACAGGACGGCTTTAAGAGAATTTCTAAAACCTAAATATGATCAGCTTTGCGATACCTGTAAGGGACGTTATGACAGAAATCCTATGAGAATACTGGATTGCAAGTCAGAAACCTGTCAGGAGCTTGTAAAGGGAGCGCCTGTCATGCTGGATTATTTATGTGATGATTGCAAGGAAGCTTTTAAGACGCTGCAAAAGGATCTGACGGCTATGGGCATTGACTTCATCGTGGATCCCGGCATCGTCAGGGGACTTGATTACTATACGAAGACTGCTTTTGAGTTCGTATCCAATAAAATCGGAGCACAGGGAACTGTGTGCGGCGGAGGCCGTTACGATCATCTAATCGAGCAGCTGGGCGGACCAGCGACACCCGGTGTCGGTTTCGGTCTTGGCATCGAAAGGCTGCTCCTTACCATGGAAGCCAATGAAATCATGATTCCGGAGCCGGAATCTGTCGATGTATTTATTGCCGTAATGGGGGAACCCGCTAAAGAATACGGCCTTTCCCTTCTTCGAAAAATCAGGCAGGAGGGAATTAAAGCTGAAATGGATCTGCTGGCTCGAAATTTTAAGGGACAATTTAAATATGCGGATAGAATTCATGCCAAATATACGGTCGTAATCGGGGATAATGAGCTTCAAGAGGGAATGCTGTCCATTAAGACCATGGCTACGTCGGAGCAGCGGGTCGTTGCGATCGATAAGATTATTGAGGAATTAAAAAAATAA
- the hemZ gene encoding coproporphyrinogen dehydrogenase HemZ, producing MYKIILNGITNKYEYDELIKVFLRPEDYILLCDSDKKDVADESEKAERLLEFDETEKNALKQALYRTLSELTGKSPEWGIHTGVRPVKLVGELLNKLGSMDKVLDTLKNFYLFNDEKISLICNTYRIQREILDTPVPNEVGLYIGIPFCPTRCLYCSFTSNQSKPDKIQEYLDALHKEIRYTGEKMKRTGMYPESVYIGGGTPTTLTAEQLNALLGEIRKAYDWTRVKEFTVEAGRPDTITPEKLHVLKENGVGRISINPQTMKDKTLELIGRSHSSSDFINAFEMARNAGIPIINTDIIAGLPEETLQDFENTVDTMIGLGAENITVHTLAVKRASRLIDLDKEFHYKQALNVKDMLALSKDKLYKQNYKPYYLYRQKHMAGSLENVGYARPGCEGIYNIRIMEEHQTIVALGAGGISKVYYPTENRLERVPNVSNFEIYISRLEEMLRRKDDNLFRR from the coding sequence TTGTATAAAATAATATTAAACGGGATAACAAATAAATACGAATATGATGAACTGATTAAAGTTTTTCTCAGGCCGGAAGATTATATTTTGCTTTGTGATTCTGACAAGAAAGATGTTGCAGATGAAAGCGAAAAAGCAGAACGACTGCTGGAATTTGATGAAACAGAAAAAAATGCACTGAAACAAGCCTTGTACCGAACCTTATCCGAGCTGACCGGAAAGAGCCCCGAATGGGGGATACACACCGGGGTAAGGCCGGTAAAGCTTGTGGGTGAACTGTTGAATAAGCTGGGTTCTATGGATAAGGTCCTAGACACTCTTAAAAATTTTTACCTTTTTAATGATGAAAAGATTTCCTTGATATGCAATACATACCGCATTCAACGGGAAATTTTGGACACACCAGTGCCCAATGAGGTCGGACTTTATATAGGCATTCCTTTCTGCCCGACCAGATGCTTATATTGCTCGTTCACGTCAAACCAGTCAAAGCCTGATAAAATTCAAGAATATCTGGATGCCTTACACAAAGAAATCCGGTATACCGGCGAAAAAATGAAAAGAACTGGCATGTATCCGGAATCAGTATACATAGGAGGGGGTACTCCTACAACTCTTACGGCGGAGCAGCTTAATGCCTTATTAGGCGAGATAAGAAAAGCTTATGACTGGACGAGGGTCAAAGAATTTACCGTAGAAGCAGGCCGGCCGGATACAATCACTCCGGAAAAGCTTCACGTGTTAAAAGAAAATGGAGTAGGCCGTATCAGCATCAATCCTCAGACAATGAAAGATAAAACCTTAGAGCTGATCGGACGTTCCCACAGCAGCAGTGACTTTATAAACGCTTTTGAAATGGCAAGAAATGCGGGAATTCCCATTATTAATACGGATATTATCGCCGGACTTCCGGAAGAAACACTTCAGGACTTTGAAAATACGGTGGATACTATGATTGGACTGGGAGCAGAAAATATTACAGTACATACCTTAGCTGTAAAAAGAGCTTCCAGATTAATAGATTTGGATAAAGAGTTTCATTATAAGCAGGCTCTTAATGTGAAGGACATGCTTGCCCTGTCCAAGGACAAGCTCTATAAACAGAATTACAAGCCGTATTATCTTTACAGACAGAAACATATGGCCGGCAGTCTGGAGAATGTGGGTTATGCCAGACCGGGCTGCGAAGGCATTTATAATATACGAATCATGGAAGAACATCAGACCATCGTTGCACTGGGTGCCGGCGGAATATCAAAAGTATATTATCCGACGGAAAACCGGTTGGAACGGGTTCCGAATGTATCAAATTTTGAAATATACATATCGAGATTAGAGGAAATGCTTCGGAGAAAAGATGACAATTTATTTAGGAGGTAA
- a CDS encoding MBL fold metallo-hydrolase yields the protein MQINCIPSGALGANTYYVRDENTNKGFIVDPGGFSPRMADLIKKDGCDVQYVILTHGHGDHIGGVKEYLSLFPGAELVACIHEKDLLADSAFNMSEDCCGRKIELKADLWVEDKDTLEIGGMTLTFLHTPGHTPGGMCILVGNVLFSGDTLFQQSIGRTDFPGGSFPQLKNSIHTKLFTLPDDTVVYPGHMGSTNIGLEKRSNPFV from the coding sequence ATGCAGATTAATTGTATTCCCAGTGGTGCATTAGGAGCAAACACATATTATGTACGGGATGAAAACACAAATAAAGGATTTATCGTAGACCCCGGCGGATTTAGTCCGAGGATGGCAGACCTGATAAAAAAGGATGGCTGTGACGTTCAATACGTCATCCTGACTCACGGACATGGTGATCATATTGGGGGAGTAAAAGAATACCTGTCTTTATTTCCGGGTGCAGAGCTGGTGGCGTGTATTCACGAAAAAGATCTTCTTGCAGATTCTGCATTTAATATGTCGGAGGATTGCTGCGGGAGAAAAATCGAGTTAAAAGCAGATTTATGGGTAGAGGATAAGGATACGCTGGAAATTGGCGGCATGACCCTTACCTTTCTTCACACACCGGGGCATACTCCCGGAGGTATGTGCATTTTAGTGGGCAATGTACTGTTCAGCGGAGACACGTTATTTCAGCAGTCTATCGGCCGAACAGATTTTCCGGGGGGCTCTTTCCCTCAACTGAAGAATTCCATTCATACGAAATTGTTCACTCTTCCCGATGACACGGTTGTTTATCCGGGTCATATGGGATCCACCAATATCGGACTGGAAAAGAGGAGCAATCCATTTGTATAA
- the dtd gene encoding D-aminoacyl-tRNA deacylase yields the protein MRAVVQRVTDADVTVDGEITGSIKKGFVVLLGVEEADDIADVRYIADKVSGLRIFEDEHEKMNLSLMDVGGQVLAVSQFTLLGDARKGKRPSFIKAARPEKAKELYDEFVRQIKEKGIFTGEGVFQADMLVRINNDGPVTILLDSKKLF from the coding sequence ATGAGAGCAGTTGTGCAAAGAGTAACGGATGCTGATGTAACGGTGGACGGAGAGATCACAGGTTCTATAAAAAAAGGATTTGTGGTATTGTTAGGCGTGGAGGAAGCAGATGACATCGCCGATGTTCGCTATATTGCAGACAAGGTTTCCGGTTTACGTATTTTTGAGGATGAACATGAAAAAATGAACCTTTCTCTAATGGATGTGGGAGGTCAGGTGCTTGCGGTTTCTCAGTTTACTTTGCTGGGGGATGCCAGAAAAGGGAAACGACCCAGCTTTATAAAAGCCGCAAGACCGGAAAAAGCAAAAGAACTTTATGACGAATTTGTTCGCCAGATAAAAGAAAAAGGAATTTTTACAGGAGAGGGAGTCTTTCAGGCAGACATGCTTGTGAGAATCAACAACGACGGGCCTGTAACCATATTACTGGATAGTAAAAAGTTATTTTAA
- a CDS encoding RelA/SpoT family protein, producing the protein MLSMEQFLNDLLAINPHYDVELISKAYKKAEEMHEGQLRKSGEPYLIHPVAVAKILAELGMDENTIVAGLLHDVVEDTPYTKEELKEEFGEEVLLLVDGVTKLSSIVFESKEERQAENLRKMFLAMSKDIRVLIIKLADRLHNLRTINYMNESKIIDKCKETLEIYAPLASRLGIYAMKFELEDIALKCLDKDAYYELVDAVKAKKEEREEVINQVIEEIRKSLDDLKIHYDITGRSKHFYSIYKKMKYQHKQIDEIFDLTAVRIIVDTIKDCYAVLGVVHTMWKPIPGRFKDYIAMPKPNMYQSLHTTVIGDNGDPFEIQIRTYDMHRVAELGIAAHWKYKEGISSKQMNGEEVKLAWLRQTLEWQKEMNDPKEFMETLKVDLFASQVFVFTPAGDVIELPAGSTPLDFAFKIHSAVGYKCVGAKVNGKMVPIDHRLENGNIVEIVTSSNSKGPSADWLKIAKSSHARNKIRSFLKKENKSDSIEKGKELLERYLKKKGYDPVQVMKNSYINRLIKSFNLTSHDDLFTQLSYGGAFLGRAAINLIGYFHEEKQEELKKNENDISNITVNEKKKKTHKEKNQTGVSVKGVDNLLIRFSKCCNPVPGDEIVGFITKGRGISVHRRDCVNVLKMPEMERNRLIEVEWDANEASQSYNADICILSEDRKGLFSDLSRVCEDMDVHITGVNAKSAKDQIINITMTLSISNTNQMEKVLRSLRSVPGVADVYRAVT; encoded by the coding sequence ATGTTAAGTATGGAACAATTTTTAAACGACCTTTTAGCTATTAACCCTCATTACGATGTAGAGTTGATAAGCAAGGCTTATAAAAAAGCAGAAGAAATGCATGAAGGGCAACTAAGAAAATCTGGAGAACCGTATTTGATTCATCCGGTTGCAGTCGCAAAAATATTGGCTGAGCTTGGTATGGATGAAAATACGATTGTTGCAGGTCTGCTTCATGATGTCGTTGAGGATACTCCATACACAAAAGAAGAACTAAAAGAAGAGTTTGGTGAAGAAGTCCTGCTGTTGGTAGACGGAGTAACCAAACTGAGTTCTATTGTTTTTGAAAGCAAGGAAGAAAGACAGGCTGAAAACCTCAGAAAGATGTTTCTGGCCATGTCTAAAGATATCCGGGTTCTGATTATCAAATTAGCGGACAGACTTCATAATCTCCGAACCATTAACTATATGAACGAGAGTAAAATCATCGATAAATGCAAGGAAACTTTAGAGATCTATGCGCCGCTGGCCAGCAGGCTCGGTATCTATGCCATGAAATTTGAGCTGGAAGACATTGCACTTAAATGTCTTGACAAGGATGCCTATTATGAACTGGTGGATGCCGTAAAAGCGAAAAAAGAAGAACGAGAAGAGGTCATCAATCAGGTCATTGAGGAAATCAGAAAAAGCCTGGACGATCTTAAAATCCACTATGATATTACCGGAAGGTCGAAACATTTCTACAGCATTTATAAAAAAATGAAATATCAGCACAAACAAATCGATGAGATATTTGATTTGACCGCTGTTCGAATTATAGTGGATACCATAAAGGATTGTTATGCCGTCCTCGGTGTGGTCCATACCATGTGGAAACCCATACCGGGACGGTTCAAGGACTATATTGCCATGCCCAAGCCAAACATGTATCAATCCCTGCATACGACGGTGATAGGCGATAATGGCGATCCCTTTGAAATCCAAATACGGACCTATGATATGCACCGGGTGGCAGAGCTGGGTATTGCAGCTCATTGGAAATATAAAGAAGGAATTTCTTCCAAGCAGATGAACGGGGAAGAAGTAAAACTGGCCTGGCTGCGGCAGACCCTGGAATGGCAGAAAGAAATGAACGATCCGAAAGAGTTCATGGAGACCTTGAAGGTAGACTTATTTGCCAGTCAGGTATTTGTATTTACTCCTGCAGGCGACGTAATCGAATTGCCGGCAGGCTCCACACCACTGGATTTTGCTTTCAAAATCCATTCTGCCGTAGGGTATAAATGCGTTGGTGCTAAGGTAAACGGCAAGATGGTTCCCATCGATCACCGGCTTGAGAACGGTAATATTGTTGAAATCGTTACGTCTTCAAACTCCAAAGGGCCAAGTGCAGACTGGCTTAAAATTGCAAAGAGCAGCCACGCAAGAAATAAAATCCGAAGCTTTTTAAAGAAAGAAAATAAATCGGACAGCATAGAAAAAGGCAAAGAGCTTTTAGAAAGATATTTGAAGAAAAAAGGATATGATCCGGTTCAGGTCATGAAAAATTCTTATATCAACCGGCTGATAAAGAGCTTTAATCTTACCTCCCACGATGATCTGTTCACACAGCTCAGCTACGGCGGTGCCTTTTTGGGAAGAGCAGCCATCAATCTGATCGGCTATTTCCATGAGGAAAAACAGGAAGAGCTGAAAAAAAATGAAAATGACATTAGCAATATTACGGTAAATGAAAAGAAGAAAAAAACGCATAAAGAAAAGAACCAGACCGGCGTTTCCGTAAAAGGCGTCGATAATCTCCTGATCCGTTTTTCAAAATGCTGCAATCCTGTACCGGGAGATGAAATTGTCGGCTTTATCACAAAAGGCCGCGGGATTTCGGTACATAGGAGGGACTGCGTTAATGTGTTGAAGATGCCGGAAATGGAGCGAAACAGACTGATTGAAGTGGAATGGGATGCCAATGAGGCCAGCCAGTCCTACAATGCAGATATCTGTATTCTTTCCGAGGATCGAAAAGGGCTCTTTTCAGATTTATCGAGAGTCTGTGAGGACATGGATGTTCACATTACAGGTGTAAATGCCAAGAGTGCAAAGGATCAGATCATTAATATCACCATGACTCTTTCTATTTCAAATACAAATCAAATGGAAAAGGTCTTACGTTCCTTACGGAGCGTACCGGGTGTGGCGGATGTATACAGAGCAGTTACCTAA
- the secD gene encoding protein translocase subunit SecD, translated as MSAQMKKALAVFTIIIIVLGWAITIWGAGPVPAIKDKIKLGLDIEGGVYVVMEAKTDATGDNLRKLMEQTQAVIEQRVNQMGLSEPIVTIEGQKRIRVELPGADDADEAIKQIGRTAQLQFFLADGTKVLDGSMVKDAGITTDKENGGYAVSLEFNKAGTEAFAQATQKAMSGAVQPQMEGVNARAIAIVLDNQIISAPVVNSVIQNGQAIITGGTGGFPQDEATNLSALIRGGSLPVALEEVNTSTQSATIGYNAFEESVIAGIIAIFLILFIMLAFYGIMGVAADIALLLYVILVLWAMGLMGTVLTLPGIGGFIISVGMAVDANVIIFTRIREEIATGKTVRVAVHSGFRRALNTIIDSHCTTIIASIVLYQLGTGPVKGFAITLLLGIIASLFTATLVTQLFLTLTSESKRWSAKKYYGMNEDNTPKHYIKKQFHFIKHRKIYYIVAACIILSGLIVGGIRGYNYGIDFTGGTMMQFNMEKQVDLSKVESSLKTVGIDASELIYSGANNSEIIIKTTASLDNADRNKVITQFNKDFGITEKNVVSVEQFGPSVGKDLRANAVKAVVISCIAMLIYINFRFEWKFGVAAIAGVLHDVLTVIALYGMFHVTINNPFIAGVLTVLGYSTNDTIVIFDRIRENLGIMKKKQLEELIDYSINETLGRSIMTSSTVLIVLIPMFILASNSIREFMLPLFIGVIVGTLSSIFMCSPIYYELAKGSDGSKYKGKKSKKSY; from the coding sequence ATGAGTGCACAAATGAAAAAAGCTTTAGCAGTCTTTACAATTATTATTATTGTGCTGGGATGGGCAATAACTATATGGGGTGCCGGACCTGTTCCGGCCATTAAAGATAAAATAAAGCTGGGACTTGACATCGAGGGCGGTGTTTATGTAGTAATGGAAGCAAAGACAGACGCCACCGGTGATAACTTGAGAAAATTAATGGAACAAACGCAGGCAGTTATTGAGCAGCGAGTAAACCAGATGGGGCTGTCTGAACCGATTGTAACCATTGAAGGTCAGAAGAGAATTCGAGTTGAACTGCCGGGAGCGGATGATGCCGATGAAGCGATTAAGCAGATCGGCAGAACGGCTCAGCTGCAATTCTTTTTAGCAGACGGAACCAAAGTGCTTGACGGAAGCATGGTCAAGGATGCCGGTATCACAACGGACAAGGAAAACGGCGGATACGCTGTTTCTTTAGAATTTAATAAGGCCGGTACGGAAGCCTTTGCACAGGCCACACAGAAAGCCATGTCCGGAGCGGTACAACCTCAGATGGAAGGCGTGAACGCAAGAGCTATTGCCATCGTTTTGGACAATCAGATCATTTCTGCCCCGGTTGTAAACTCGGTCATTCAGAACGGACAGGCTATCATTACGGGAGGAACCGGCGGTTTCCCTCAGGACGAAGCAACAAACCTTTCCGCATTGATCAGAGGAGGATCTCTTCCGGTGGCATTGGAAGAGGTGAACACGTCCACACAATCTGCAACGATCGGTTATAACGCTTTTGAAGAAAGTGTTATCGCAGGTATTATTGCTATTTTCTTGATTTTATTTATTATGCTTGCATTTTATGGAATTATGGGTGTTGCAGCAGATATCGCTTTACTTTTATATGTAATCCTTGTTCTTTGGGCAATGGGTCTGATGGGTACGGTTCTGACCCTGCCGGGTATCGGAGGTTTCATTATTTCAGTCGGTATGGCGGTTGATGCAAACGTTATTATTTTCACCAGAATCCGAGAAGAAATTGCAACCGGAAAAACTGTAAGAGTAGCGGTACATTCCGGATTCAGACGAGCCTTAAATACGATTATCGATTCGCACTGTACGACGATCATTGCGTCTATCGTGCTGTACCAGCTTGGTACAGGTCCGGTTAAAGGCTTTGCCATTACCCTGCTTCTTGGTATCATTGCCAGCTTGTTCACAGCTACTCTCGTAACGCAGCTGTTCTTAACACTGACCAGTGAATCAAAACGTTGGAGTGCTAAAAAGTACTATGGCATGAATGAAGATAATACACCAAAGCACTATATCAAAAAACAATTTCACTTTATTAAACACAGAAAAATATACTATATTGTTGCTGCATGTATTATCCTATCCGGTCTTATTGTAGGCGGCATCCGAGGATATAACTACGGTATTGACTTCACAGGCGGTACCATGATGCAATTCAATATGGAAAAACAGGTCGACCTTTCTAAGGTGGAGAGTTCTCTAAAGACTGTTGGAATTGACGCATCTGAGCTGATTTATTCCGGTGCGAACAATTCGGAGATCATCATCAAGACAACAGCTTCACTGGACAATGCCGACCGAAATAAAGTAATCACACAGTTCAATAAGGACTTTGGCATTACAGAAAAGAATGTGGTATCCGTGGAACAGTTCGGGCCTTCTGTGGGCAAGGATCTTCGCGCTAATGCAGTGAAAGCAGTGGTTATTTCCTGTATCGCCATGTTGATTTATATTAATTTCAGATTTGAATGGAAATTTGGTGTTGCCGCTATCGCAGGTGTACTGCACGATGTCCTTACGGTTATTGCCTTATACGGCATGTTCCACGTGACCATAAACAATCCGTTCATCGCGGGTGTTCTGACGGTCTTAGGATATTCCACCAATGATACGATTGTAATATTTGATAGAATCCGGGAAAATTTGGGTATAATGAAGAAAAAACAGTTGGAAGAACTGATCGACTACAGTATTAATGAGACGCTGGGACGTTCTATTATGACATCGTCTACTGTATTGATCGTTTTGATTCCAATGTTCATTCTGGCTTCAAATTCCATCAGAGAATTCATGCTGCCGCTGTTCATAGGTGTTATAGTGGGAACACTTTCCTCTATTTTCATGTGCAGTCCAATTTACTATGAATTAGCTAAGGGTTCGGACGGCAGTAAATATAAGGGAAAGAAATCAAAAAAATCATATTAA
- a CDS encoding TIGR04086 family membrane protein: protein MNYIYKLLKGYLIAFIIFFVLTILVTCLIKFTSVPEQFSMQYLMAAMCAATLFLGIFSGRLIGKRGLLSAVGLSAVFVFLIVFGINCTYFQDLSLNSFHAPYLFPVALGGIGGIIGVNAKK, encoded by the coding sequence ATGAACTATATTTATAAATTATTGAAGGGCTACTTAATCGCCTTTATTATATTTTTTGTTTTAACGATTCTTGTCACATGTTTGATTAAATTTACATCCGTGCCTGAACAGTTTTCCATGCAGTATCTGATGGCAGCCATGTGTGCTGCGACCTTGTTTCTGGGTATATTCTCGGGAAGGCTCATCGGAAAAAGAGGACTTTTATCCGCGGTAGGGCTGTCGGCTGTGTTTGTGTTTCTAATTGTATTCGGCATAAACTGCACGTACTTTCAGGATTTATCTCTGAACAGTTTTCATGCACCGTATTTATTTCCGGTAGCCCTTGGAGGTATCGGCGGTATAATTGGTGTAAATGCGAAAAAATAG
- the yajC gene encoding preprotein translocase subunit YajC: protein MGSLYQNLLPLVLLIVIMYFLLIRPQKKKEKAINEMRNGIKAGDEIITIGGLCGKVVKVKEETIVIQVGAEKLKFEMMKWSVSKVISSNSDSKASSKKAKPVEESQEASKKSLPKKLKKTVAEEEKPVPVEEEKVITENVPAEQEAEEK, encoded by the coding sequence ATGGGATCTTTATACCAAAATTTATTGCCGTTGGTTCTTTTAATTGTAATCATGTACTTTTTACTAATCCGACCGCAAAAGAAGAAAGAAAAAGCCATTAACGAGATGAGAAACGGTATCAAAGCAGGTGATGAGATTATCACGATCGGCGGCCTTTGCGGAAAAGTGGTTAAAGTCAAAGAGGAGACCATTGTTATCCAAGTCGGAGCCGAAAAGCTTAAATTTGAAATGATGAAATGGTCCGTTTCCAAAGTCATAAGCAGTAATAGTGATTCAAAAGCTTCTTCAAAGAAGGCAAAGCCTGTTGAGGAAAGTCAGGAGGCTTCTAAAAAGTCACTGCCGAAGAAATTGAAGAAGACGGTTGCTGAAGAAGAAAAACCAGTTCCTGTTGAGGAAGAAAAAGTGATTACAGAAAATGTACCGGCTGAACAAGAAGCTGAAGAAAAATAA
- a CDS encoding ABC transporter substrate-binding protein encodes MIKKVLIIGLTCVLLIGIIVYSQHGQVYHLLNKSNEEKVVYTESQTVKLPMEKVRTLNPVTSKDSDTYQISKLLFESLFSLDDHLSLTNQLAESYEYASDKESVTIRIRPDSYFSNGTNVTGEDVKYSIDNYIAAAASNNTIYGSYVSNIKSVSAGKSDRYSVVVYFKNKSDVSMENFVFPIVSEKNFGKYQASKVVSTDFVPIGSGPYAVKSYNDISQLDLIPNEYYDGTEPKNTLSFTVLPEKDDVLPLLEVSNLSMGCLQELSRDTLIADKKVSCQNFVSNEAEVIGFNFSRESMADKKVRKAIAYAVDIKALNESAYYKNGVACDTIYFPGYLGIKNTGDPYKYDLKKAAKLLAEAKYADRDENGYLEDENEKELTVNILVNGGDLSRKTVAEAIKTSMDKLSVSSRIIYAADQEDFNNKLHAKDYDLFVGGMKINETYDLRTLLHSNYNNLIGYSNKKADRLLDKMKSGITPEQKIEDMKSLKAILIDEVPYYCIVYKTYGALTAQSLSGNSNRYMFNNFYEDCENWYCRYPVTETPKVVDSAENNNSENQ; translated from the coding sequence ATGATCAAAAAAGTGTTAATTATAGGGTTGACGTGCGTTCTTTTAATCGGAATAATCGTCTATAGCCAGCATGGTCAGGTATATCACTTATTAAATAAATCAAATGAAGAAAAGGTGGTCTACACGGAATCTCAGACGGTTAAGCTGCCTATGGAAAAGGTCAGGACCTTAAATCCGGTCACTTCAAAAGATTCTGATACGTATCAGATCAGCAAGCTGCTTTTTGAGAGCCTGTTTTCTTTGGATGATCACTTATCTCTGACCAATCAACTGGCGGAAAGCTATGAATATGCGTCCGATAAAGAGTCTGTAACCATTCGTATAAGACCCGACTCGTATTTCAGCAACGGAACGAATGTAACGGGTGAGGATGTAAAATACTCCATCGACAATTATATAGCGGCGGCAGCTTCTAACAATACCATTTACGGCAGCTATGTTTCTAATATTAAATCGGTCTCCGCAGGAAAATCGGATCGGTATTCCGTGGTCGTGTACTTTAAAAATAAAAGTGATGTTTCCATGGAAAACTTTGTGTTTCCTATTGTCTCCGAAAAAAACTTCGGAAAATATCAGGCTTCCAAAGTGGTTTCGACCGATTTTGTGCCAATAGGTTCCGGACCCTATGCGGTTAAAAGCTATAACGACATTTCCCAGCTGGATTTGATTCCAAACGAGTATTATGATGGTACCGAACCGAAGAATACTTTATCCTTTACTGTCTTGCCGGAAAAGGATGACGTGCTTCCTCTGCTAGAGGTCAGCAATCTTTCCATGGGCTGTCTGCAGGAGCTTTCCAGAGATACGCTGATTGCAGATAAAAAGGTTTCTTGTCAAAACTTTGTTTCAAATGAAGCGGAGGTCATTGGGTTTAATTTTTCAAGAGAATCCATGGCCGACAAGAAGGTCAGAAAGGCCATCGCCTATGCGGTGGATATAAAGGCCTTAAACGAAAGCGCTTATTATAAAAATGGCGTTGCCTGTGACACGATATATTTCCCGGGGTATTTGGGCATTAAAAATACCGGTGATCCGTATAAGTATGACTTAAAGAAGGCGGCAAAGCTGCTGGCCGAGGCAAAGTATGCGGATCGGGATGAAAACGGATATCTGGAAGATGAAAATGAAAAGGAGCTTACGGTAAATATTTTGGTGAACGGCGGGGATTTAAGCAGAAAAACAGTGGCAGAAGCTATTAAGACCTCGATGGATAAATTATCTGTTTCAAGCCGGATCATTTATGCCGCGGATCAAGAGGATTTTAATAATAAACTGCATGCAAAGGATTATGATTTATTTGTAGGCGGAATGAAAATCAATGAGACCTATGATTTGAGAACTCTTTTACATTCCAATTACAATAACCTCATCGGATATTCCAATAAAAAAGCAGACAGACTTCTGGATAAAATGAAATCCGGAATAACACCGGAACAGAAAATAGAAGATATGAAGTCTCTGAAAGCCATCTTAATAGATGAAGTGCCATATTACTGTATCGTGTATAAAACCTACGGAGCATTGACGGCACAAAGCTTGAGCGGAAATAGCAACCGATATATGTTCAATAATTTCTATGAAGATTGTGAAAATTGGTATTGCAGATATCCTGTGACAGAAACACCTAAAGTCGTAGATTCAGCAGAGAATAATAATTCTGAAAATCAATAA